From Erigeron canadensis isolate Cc75 chromosome 8, C_canadensis_v1, whole genome shotgun sequence, one genomic window encodes:
- the LOC122578179 gene encoding eukaryotic translation initiation factor 6-2-like: protein MAIRLRFENSSEIGVFTKLTNAYCLVANEGSESFYSVFESELADVIPVIKTSIGGTRIIGRLCVGNKKGLLLPHTTTDQELQHLRNSLPDAVVVQRINEKLSALGNVMACNDYVGLTHTDLDKETEEMIADVLGVEVFRQTIAGNVLVGSYCAFTNKGGLVHPHTSIEDLDELSTLLQVPLVAGTVNRGSEVIAGGLTVNDWTAFCGSDTTATELSVIENIFKLREGRPDAIANEIRNSLVDTYV, encoded by the exons ATGGCGATAA GGCTACGTTTTGAGAACTCATCTGAAATTGGGGTATTTACAAAACTGACCAATGCTTACTGCTTGGTAGCAAATGAAGGCTCTGAAAGTTTCTACAG CGTCTTTGAGTCTGAACTGGCTGATGTTATTCCCGTTATTAAAACTTCAATCGGCGGTACAAGGATAATTGGAAGGCTTTGCGTCG GAAATAAGAAAGGCCTTCTCTTGCCTCATACTACTACTGACCAAG AGCTTCAACACTTGAGGAACAGCCTGCCTGATGCAGTTGTTGTTCAGAGAATTAATGAAAAGTTATCTGCTCTTGGTAATGTCATGGCGTGCAATGATTATGTTGGTCTTACACATACTGATCTTGACAAG GAAACAGAGGAAATGATAGCTGATGTGCTTGGAGTTGAAGTTTTTCGCCAGACAATTGCAGGCAATGTTCTTGTGGGTAGCTACTGTGCTTTTACAAATAAAGGTGGCCTGGTTCACCCACACACATCCATCGAGGACTTGGATGAGCTTTCAACCCTCCTCCAGGTTCCTTTGGTTGCAGGCACGGTGAACCGTGGCAGTGAAGTAATAGCTGGTGGGTTAACTGTTAATGATTGGACCGCATTTTGTGGATCAGACACCACTGCAACCGAGCTCTCAGTGATCGAGAACATTTTCAAATTGAGAGAAGGTCGACCTGATGCTATTGCTAATGAGATAAGGAATTCATTAGTTGACACATATGTTTGA